The DNA window AGCCGCACGTGAACGTTGGGACGATCGGGCACGTGGACCACGGGAAGACGACATTGACGGCGGCGATCACGAAGGTGCTGGCGGCGAAGGGGAAGGCGAAGTTCATGGCGTACGATCAG is part of the bacterium genome and encodes:
- a CDS encoding GTP-binding protein, producing MSKEKFERTKPHVNVGTIGHVDHGKTTLTAAITKVLAAKGKAKFMAYDQ